AGATATCAAGCACCAGACCAAAAATATACAAAAGATTCTCACCAAAGAATGATAGAGTTCTATAAACAAGAAATTATGATTATAGAAAGCCTTATAAATGAGTTAGTCGATGATTGCCAATACTTAGCAAAAGCTAGAGATCTATTAGTTAAAGAGGTTACTGGTCTAGGAAATGCTACAGCCACATCTTTACTTGCTTTGATGCCTGAGTTAGGAAACTTAAACCGTAAACAAGTGGCTTCTTTAGCAGGAGTAGCTCCATATCCGTATGAAAGTGGCAAGAAAGTTGGCTATAGAAAGACTTACGGCGGTAGAGCTGATTTAAAACCTATATTATTTATGTCAGCATTAACTGCTGCTAGAAGTAAAGGTAAACTTGGAATATTTTATAGAGACCTTGTTGAAAAGGGTAAAAAGAAGATGGTAGCCCTTGTAGCTGTTATGAGAAAAATTATAGTCATTGCTAATGCTAAAATTAGAGATCTAAAAAGAGATTTGAAGATTTTATAAATAAATTAGCAACATAGTTGATGACAGAATGTACTACTTTTATGCCTAGTAGGCTATATATAATCATCAAAGAACCCATCAAAGGAAAATGTTTGTGGACGTAAACCACACATTACTTGATGGTAAAAAAATCTGGATGGAGAAGGTTGATAAACTCAAGCTGACTTGACAGTAAATACTTGTCTAAAACAAGTAACTGTCACATTAGGTCTAGACTTTTACAAGTTAGTTAAGTTAATTTCATCAGCTTCCAATAGTCTAAGTTAAAAAATATTACATGGGTCACATTGAATCGGAGGTTTTTCTTTTTCAGGATAAATCATATCCAGGAATTTTTTATAATCCTCTATCGTCAAGTCAGTCACTTGCTGATATCGATAAATTAAAATCCTATTTATAACCTCCAGATCCTTATCAGTCAAAAACTAAGTTTCTTTCTTTACTTGAAATTTGTGAATTTGCATGATTTTATTATTATAATCTAAGCGATCTTTAATTTTATGCGCTAACTGTAGTGCTTCTGAAATATAGGAAGATTCGCGTGAACATACTTTTGCTATCAAAACCCCACCTTCCATATTCAATTTCTCAATATTCTTAGAGATGTGAGGATTAACCTCAGTGGGGAAAACATTAGTATTATATTTTAAAACATAAACACGCCCGTTTAGTGATTGAATGAATTTGTTAATTATATCTCCCCATCCTTCTCCTTTTTTTTCAAGAAAATTATTTTTTGCTTTATCTTTATTAAATTTAAAATAATCAAGAAAAGCATTTTTTTCTTTAGACGAACTTGATTTTTCATCTTTGATAAATTTAAAATAAGGGTTCCCGTTTTTAACATTAAATTCGAGTTTTGTAGTTGGATCTTTCTTAGCCTTTTCATAAGCTTCTATTGTTCGTTTCTCTGCAATCCCTACTACTTCAATTCTAGCTAAATCAATCGAAGGCCATCCAGATTCTGAAATACATTTCCACAATGCATATTTTGCAACAACCCTAAAAGATAATCCAATTTCACAGAGCAACGGTCCAACATATGCAGACTGTATTGCAAATGTATAAGATTCTCTATTATCTCGCTTAGCTAGCATTAAGTTAAATATTGTCGATTTATCAGAAATATTAGAACGTTTAAGTCTACCTTGTTTTAAATCAATCATAGCTGATTCTCTTAATCTATTTAGTTGTGCTTCATTATATTCAGAATCGTTGATAGTTAAACTAAACATTATAGTCCCTTTTGTACTAAATGTTGTTTTTACTTGGACATCCCACGGCAGTATTTTTTTAAGATTTTTCATAATAGAATCACAGAATTGAACATCTGGATCTTGGAATAACATATCCTTATTAATGTTTAAAAACATTTGTAATTTCCTTAGTTAGTGGTAGAGTAACAAAACGTGTAAAATTCGGTCATATCACTGCTAGATTGTACTCTCAATGTTTATGTTGATTCCGAAGTGTGCCTCAATTAGGAGTTAAATAATTTAAACATTTTTAGGTCTATTGTTCAATAGATTAACATATTTTTGCAAATCATCCTCAGTAACAATATCAAAATTAGTTCCTTTAGGAATAAACTCTCTAAGCAATCCATTAATGCTCTCACTAGAGCCTCTCTGCTAACAAGCCATATGCCCTAGCAAATTAAAACGTCATAGCAGTTCCTTTTTCGATACCTTGATGAGAAGCAAATTCCTTACCGCTATCATATATTATGCTAATATATAGTTTAGTTGGCAAATTGCTAAATTCATCAAGCATTGCTTCAAGTACTGATTGTGCACACTTACTACGAAGTTTTGCTACCTCTGCTACAGCATAACCTTCTTCTAACAAAGTTTCTATCTTAATTAGCTCTTCATAATCTATGTTGATTATATCTTTTCATAGTTGCATATTTTTTACTTATAAAATATGAAAAATTACATGGTTTTAACAACTACTTTGTCACAGTTATATTTAGAATTTGGGAGCTAAAGCTTTTCCGTCTGAAAAGACGGAGGTGTTAGCCACCAAAAAGACAATAAAAAAGAATTTAAAATTAAAATACAAATCAAATAATGATATTTTTTGGTTACTTGAATAGGCCGTTTATTTTTTACGATGATTTATAACTTTTTCTAGTGTAGCAAAACACTTACCAGATTTAATTAACTCTAAAATAACTTGTGTATTTTGCTTTAAATTATCTCTATCATAAAGTTTCATTAGCATAGCTACATTCACAGCAACCGCAGCGTTATGAGCTTCCTTACCTTTACCTGTAAGTATTTGTTTTATAATATCTCTATTTTCCTCTGGTAAACCACCTTCAAGCTCTTTAATAGTAAAAGTATCTATACCAAAATCATGCGGTGAAACTACATATTGATTAATTTTATCACCTTTTATCTCAGCAACATAAGTAACGCCATGTACTGCAACTTCATCTAAACCACTTCCGTATACTACAACTGCTCGTTCTACCCCTAGGTTAATTAAAGTTTTTGCCATTGGCAAAATTAAGTCTTTCGTATAAACTCCTATAACAACCTTATTTGGCCTTGCTGGATTTATTAGAGGCCCTAGAATATTAAATATAGTTCTAGTTTTTAGAATAGCTCTAGCTTGTTTTATATAGCTAAAACCTTGGCTATAAAAGGGCGCAAATAAAAAGCCTAAATTATATTTTTCAAGACACTCTTTGGTTTGTTGAGGTGATAATTCTATATTTACACCAAAAGTTTCCAAAAGATCAAAAGAACCAGATTTACTTGATACGCTACGACCACCATGTTTAGCTACTTTGTAGCCTGCAGCTGCAGCAACTATAGCCGCAGTTGTAGAAATATTAATAGTATTAAATCCATCTCCACCTGTACCAACTATACTTGCTAAATCATCATTTATTTTTGGAAACTCTACAGTATTATCAAGCAAAGCCTGTGCTGCTGCAGCTATTTCTATGGCTGTTTCTTTTTTTAATTTAAGCGCAGTTAATATACTGGTCTGCAAAGCTAATTCTATTTCACCTTTTATAAAATAATCAAAAAGCTGGTAACTTTCTTGATAACTAAGATCTTCTAAATTATAGAGTTTATCAATGATAATTCTTAAATTACTCATTGTTGTATCCATTTAACTATATTATCTAAGAGTTTAGAACCATGTATAGTCATTATCGATTCAGGATGAAATTGTAGGCCACAAACTTTATTTTTATCATCTACTACAGCCATTATTAGATCATTAACTTCTGCTACAGTTTCTAAGCCTGTTGGCACTTTTATAGCCACTAAGGAGTGATATCTTGCTACATTTAAAGGTGATTCTAAACCTTTAAAAATATCATGCTTTATAAATTTTACTTTAGCTGTTTTACCATGAATTATTTCATTAGCATGTGAAACTATACCACCATAAGCCTCTACTATAGCTTGATGCCCTAAACAAATACCTATTATAGGAACTTTACCTTTAAGTATTGAGATTAGATCAACTATACATCCTGCACTAGCTGGATTACCAGGGCCTGGAGATATTACAACTATAGGGTTTTCTACGGAATTTATTTTATCTAATAAAACATCTAAATATAAATTATTTCTAAATACCTCAACATGATTCCCTAGAACTCTAAACTCATCAACCAAATTATAAGAAAATGAATCAAAGTTATCTATAAATATAATATTAGCCATTGTTACACTCCATGTACATTGTTGATAGCTGATATTACAGCCTGCGCTTTTGTCCTAGTCTCATCAGCTTCTGCTATTGGTATAGAATCCAAAACTACACCTGCACCAGCTTGAATTTCGGCAATTTGATCTTCCACATAAGCAGAACGTATAACTATACAACTATCTAAATCCCCATAGCCATTAAAGTAACCTATCGCCCCACCATAACCACCTCTTGTTTGCTTTTCAACTTCTGATATTAGCTGCATAGCTTTTATTTTTGGAGCTCCTGTCAAAGTACCCATATTCATAGAAGCTTGATAAGCATGTAAGGCATCTAAATCATCAGCAAGTTGACCTACTACTCTAGATACTAAATGCATCACATGACTATATCTATCAACTTTCAAAAGATCTGCTACATAGCGAGTACCAGTTTTTGATATTCTTGCAACATCATTGCGAGCTAAATCAACAAGCATCATATGTTCGGCATTTTCTTTTGCATCTAATCTAAGCTCTAGTTCAATTCTACTATCTAAATCATGATTTATACTTCCATCAGGGTTTTTAGCTCTTCTGCGTGTACCTGCTATAGGATAGATTTCTACTTGATTAGTATCTTTTTGATATTTTAAAGCACTCTCAGGTGATGCTCCAAAAAGGATAAAATCCTCATCTTGCATATAAAACATATATGGACTAGGGTTAGTTCGTTTAAGTTCTTTATAAACTTCTAGAGAATTTTGACATGGCAAAAAGAAACTTCTTGATGGCACTACTTGGAATATATCACCATTGATAATATGTGCTTTTAGCTTGTCTACAATACTACAAAAATCTCTATCATTTAGAGATTCATTAGGTTGTAAATTTTTAAATTTTTCAATTTTTACTTTAATATCATTATTTATGTTTTGTTTAATTGCTTCAACACTACTCTCTAACTCATTTATTGTTTTATGCGCAAAACTATTTATTTGGATAAAAGTTTTTTGCTCTTGGTGGTCACTAACTAGTATTGTATCAGCAAGATAAAACACATAATCAGGACACTTATTTTTACGTTTAACTTTACCTATATCCTCAAAACTTGCGACAACATCATAAGCAAACAATCCTGCTAAGAAAATACTAAACTCATTAAATATCTCAAAACTATCTTTTATAAATCTCAAAGCATCAAATACCGATGGTTTTTTTAGTTTTTGGTGTTCGCTAAGTAGATAATCTTTAATAAACTCAAATGTTAAAACTAACTGGTTATTATCATACTTGTAATCAGCACCTTCTTTGATATTTTCCTGTATAGCCTTTAGAGCATATTCACCATTTTTAGATAAAGCTTTAATAAACACTTTATTTTTAAAACAAGCTATGCGTAAAGCGCTATTAAGTACTAAGATACTTTTGAGCTTATCTTTTGTGTCTATTTCTGCTGATTCTAATAAAATAGTGTTTTTTTTATTTGTACATAAATTAGCAAAACATTTATTTAAATCTTCTTGATACTCTATATTATAAATATGCGATGCTAAAAATTTTTCTGGCTCTTTAACTGACATTTATTCACCTATTTTTGATATTTTCACTAAATATTTCTTTTACTCTTGAAGGACAATCTTTTAAAGCATTAGAACATCTAGTTACCGTACAAATACTAATACCTATTTCTTTAGATATTTCCCTTTGAGATTTAGATTTTTTTATAAGTTCTTTGGTTAGAAGCACTCTCTTACTTAACTGTTCTTTCTCCTCTTTAGTTAATAAAAAATCACAAATAATATTAATATCTTGTGGATCTGAATTTTCAGATAAAATGTTTATTAATTGTAGCCAACCATTATTAGTTATATTCATATGTTTAAAATTATTATGTATTTTTGTAATGTTACATCATTACAATATAAATAACAACAATTTATCAGTAAGCTTTTTATGCTAATTTTTAAATATAAAGTTTTGGACTTGCTAATAAACTTTTGTAGTTTTTAAGTTTCAGCTTTTGATTTAACTCAGCCAAATTGTGGTTATGTGAATAGAGACTAAACCAATAATTTTAATTACAATCCGATAAATATAAAAAACAGTCTTTAAAGTAAAAAATAACTTCTACCTTTATGAAAATGATAAATAATAAATTTTTTAATTGCAGCTAACTACATATAAAAATGTCATGCTGAATACTGGATCAAGTCCAGCACATGTTTATTTCAGCATCTCACTATAAGTATTGATTTTATTGAGATCCTGAAACGAGTTCAGGATTGTGACAGAATGTACTACTTTTATGCCTAGTAGGCCATAGTTTGAAGTTCTTAAGAAGATCTTGTTTGGATTAATTATCTTAAAACTTAAATAGATTAAGGTCTAGATCAAGATATCAGAAGTAAAAAGGGGAAAACTGAGTTTTAAGAACTAGACCTTAATATGAATATGGCGGAATGGACGGGACTCGAACCCGCGACCCCCTGCGTGACAGGCAGGTATTCTAACCAACTGAACTACCACTCCGTTATGGTGCCGACTGCCGGAATCGAACTGGCGACCTACTGATTACAAGTCAGTTGCTCTACCTATTGAGCTAAGTCGGCGACTATGAGTAAGTATTATAGCTTTTTTTAGAATGCTGTCAACAATGTTTTAGAAATTTTTTTAATTTAATGGAATTATATCGTATTGATTGTATATATGGCTGTTTTCTACTTTTAGATGGATGTTTTTTTGTATTTCTAATTCTAATTCTGCAAGCCAGATAGATTCTTCTTTTTCAATATAATCAATAATTTTTTCACAAGAAATTAGTAAAAAATTATTATAGGTTGGATAATTTTTTGATTCTGACTTTATTTCTCTAAAAATATCGTAGCAAATTGTTTGTAATGTTTTAACACTTCCTTTACCATTACAATGTTCACATGGCTGACATAAAGTCCTAAGCAAACTTTCATGGACTCTTTTACGCGTCATTTCGACTAATCCTAACTCAGAAATATTACTTACGCTAGTCTTAGCCTTATCAAGCTCTAATTCTTTCTTTAAGGCCTCTAAAACTTGTATTTTATGTGACTGATCCATCATATCAATAAAATCTATAATTATTATGCCACCTAAATTTCTTAATCTTAACTGCCTTGCTAACTCTTTTGTAGCTTCTAGATTTGTTTTAAATATAGTCTCTTCAAGATTTTTTGTGCCGATAAAACCGCCAGTATTGATATCGATAGTTATCATCGCTTCTGTTTGTTCGATAACTAAATAGCCACCTGATTTTAGATATACAGTCTTATCTAAAGCTTTGTTTATTTCGTTTTCAATATCATATTCTTCAAAGATATTATGTTTTTGATAGAGTTCTATTTTGTCTCTCAAACCAGGAATGTATTTATCTGCAAAATGACAAATTTCCTTGTACGAATCAATATTATCTACAAGAATTTTATCTAGATTATCATTAGCAAATATATTGATAGTTTTGATTATTAAACTAAAATCTTCATAAACAACTCCAGGCTTAATGATTGTACTAGAAATATCTAAAATATCTTGCCATAAATTATTCAAAAATTTTATATCATTTTCTAACTCTTCATAACTAGCACCTTCAGCAGCTGTCCTTAGAATATATCCACGTGGATTTTCACTTTGAGTAATTTTTTTGATTGATTCTACCAATCGTTGCTTTTCTTGTTCATTAGTTATTTTAAGTGAGATACCTATATGATCTAAGTCAGGTAAAAAAACTAAAAAACGCGAAGATACTGATAAATGAGATGTTAATTTTACACCTTTATTACCGATACTTTCTTTGACTACTTGGACTAGAACTTCTTGACCTTCACGTAACCATTTATTTATATCTTCAGTATTTAATTTTTTGAGTTTAAAGTTCTCATCTGAGTCATCATCTTCTTTTTCTAAAGGTATAACTTCAGATAGATGTAAAAATCCAGCTTTTTCTAAACCAATATCTACAAAGGCTGCTTGCATACC
This Francisella opportunistica DNA region includes the following protein-coding sequences:
- a CDS encoding Rne/Rng family ribonuclease produces the protein MSFNTEIFLNINKYEQRIAIKENNILKEILIERDNQKRIVGNIYKGKIIRVLPGMQAAFVDIGLEKAGFLHLSEVIPLEKEDDDSDENFKLKKLNTEDINKWLREGQEVLVQVVKESIGNKGVKLTSHLSVSSRFLVFLPDLDHIGISLKITNEQEKQRLVESIKKITQSENPRGYILRTAAEGASYEELENDIKFLNNLWQDILDISSTIIKPGVVYEDFSLIIKTINIFANDNLDKILVDNIDSYKEICHFADKYIPGLRDKIELYQKHNIFEEYDIENEINKALDKTVYLKSGGYLVIEQTEAMITIDINTGGFIGTKNLEETIFKTNLEATKELARQLRLRNLGGIIIIDFIDMMDQSHKIQVLEALKKELELDKAKTSVSNISELGLVEMTRKRVHESLLRTLCQPCEHCNGKGSVKTLQTICYDIFREIKSESKNYPTYNNFLLISCEKIIDYIEKEESIWLAELELEIQKNIHLKVENSHIYNQYDIIPLN
- a CDS encoding aminodeoxychorismate/anthranilate synthase component II, with translation MANIIFIDNFDSFSYNLVDEFRVLGNHVEVFRNNLYLDVLLDKINSVENPIVVISPGPGNPASAGCIVDLISILKGKVPIIGICLGHQAIVEAYGGIVSHANEIIHGKTAKVKFIKHDIFKGLESPLNVARYHSLVAIKVPTGLETVAEVNDLIMAVVDDKNKVCGLQFHPESIMTIHGSKLLDNIVKWIQQ
- the trpR gene encoding trp operon repressor: MNITNNGWLQLINILSENSDPQDINIICDFLLTKEEKEQLSKRVLLTKELIKKSKSQREISKEIGISICTVTRCSNALKDCPSRVKEIFSENIKNR
- a CDS encoding anthranilate synthase component 1 translates to MSVKEPEKFLASHIYNIEYQEDLNKCFANLCTNKKNTILLESAEIDTKDKLKSILVLNSALRIACFKNKVFIKALSKNGEYALKAIQENIKEGADYKYDNNQLVLTFEFIKDYLLSEHQKLKKPSVFDALRFIKDSFEIFNEFSIFLAGLFAYDVVASFEDIGKVKRKNKCPDYVFYLADTILVSDHQEQKTFIQINSFAHKTINELESSVEAIKQNINNDIKVKIEKFKNLQPNESLNDRDFCSIVDKLKAHIINGDIFQVVPSRSFFLPCQNSLEVYKELKRTNPSPYMFYMQDEDFILFGASPESALKYQKDTNQVEIYPIAGTRRRAKNPDGSINHDLDSRIELELRLDAKENAEHMMLVDLARNDVARISKTGTRYVADLLKVDRYSHVMHLVSRVVGQLADDLDALHAYQASMNMGTLTGAPKIKAMQLISEVEKQTRGGYGGAIGYFNGYGDLDSCIVIRSAYVEDQIAEIQAGAGVVLDSIPIAEADETRTKAQAVISAINNVHGV
- a CDS encoding IS110 family transposase, translating into MYHNFIGIDISKNDFVVAIHGKKKTFKYLNNLTGFDELLSDHPILKDKSFVVVETTGGYEKALLEYLITKNIVVHRANTRIVKHFIRSTGQLGKSDNIDAFGLAKYGYERHRDLEFYQPNDDKMQKLIKYILRKQDIKKQLTAEKNRYQAPDQKYTKDSHQRMIEFYKQEIMIIESLINELVDDCQYLAKARDLLVKEVTGLGNATATSLLALMPELGNLNRKQVASLAGVAPYPYESGKKVGYRKTYGGRADLKPILFMSALTAARSKGKLGIFYRDLVEKGKKKMVALVAVMRKIIVIANAKIRDLKRDLKIL
- the trpD gene encoding anthranilate phosphoribosyltransferase, with protein sequence MDTTMSNLRIIIDKLYNLEDLSYQESYQLFDYFIKGEIELALQTSILTALKLKKETAIEIAAAAQALLDNTVEFPKINDDLASIVGTGGDGFNTINISTTAAIVAAAAGYKVAKHGGRSVSSKSGSFDLLETFGVNIELSPQQTKECLEKYNLGFLFAPFYSQGFSYIKQARAILKTRTIFNILGPLINPARPNKVVIGVYTKDLILPMAKTLINLGVERAVVVYGSGLDEVAVHGVTYVAEIKGDKINQYVVSPHDFGIDTFTIKELEGGLPEENRDIIKQILTGKGKEAHNAAVAVNVAMLMKLYDRDNLKQNTQVILELIKSGKCFATLEKVINHRKK